The Oncorhynchus mykiss isolate Arlee chromosome 20, USDA_OmykA_1.1, whole genome shotgun sequence genomic sequence aaaaatatttatttcaccttttatttaaccaggtaggccaagttctcatttacaactgtgacctggccaagataaagcaaagcagtgtgacaaaaacaacagttacacattaacaaatgtacagtcaataacacaatagaaaaatctatgtacagtgtgtgcaaatatagggaggtaaggcaataaataggccatggaggtgaaataattacaatttaccaTTTTAAAACATGAACTTAACAACAACCGCTTCTCCCCCTAATCCCTGGCTACTGAATGTTACTAATTGATTTTGTAGTGTAAACCTGTAATTTTCCAGCTGAATCGGTGGTTATGCAGTCTTGTAGTCCTCTAAGAAAAGAATAAGAATTATGTTGATATTTATTTATCATTTTTAATGTGCATCTCTTTTTAGTGGATTGCCCAGACAAGGTGTCATCGTGTCCTGATGAGACCACTTGCTGCCTGTTGGGGGATAGGAGCTATGGCTGCTGCCCTATGCCAAGTGTGAGTCATATGCTCTCAACCCAATAACTCACCACACATCCATATTCAGCTGCCAGGAAATATCAGCTCCTGCAGGATTCAGCTGTATCAAGACCCCTCTTGCTCTCCTCAGGCTGTGTGTTGTCCGGACCACCTCCACTGCTGTCCTGGGGGAACCACCTGTGACCTGGAACGGAGCACCTGTGTGTCTAAACACGGCCAAACTTCCATGGCTGTCAAATTCCCCGCCACATTGACCACGACATCCCTACAAAGCACCGGTCAGAGACAAAGTTACACATCAAACATTGGCGCATGATGTTAACATCGATTTGCAACAGACCCAGAGTGGGGATATATTCAAGATGAAAAGTTGCATAGCGACAGAAGTGTTATTGTCCAAACATTTAACATGTGAATGTGTGCGCTCTATGCCCTTCAGTCAATGCTGTGCCCTGCAACGACTCTGTGGCCTGCGCTGATGGAACCACGTGCTGTAAATTACTAAATGGAGATTGGGCCTGCTGCCCCTTACCCAAGGTACTGTAAAcaatttgtgtatgtgtgtgtcagccaTAATTCCTGCCACACTTGACAGTAGTGCTCAGCCCTTGAGATCCTGACCTGATTTATTAGGTTCATTTATCAATGTTGAAAGTGAGTGCCACTCTTTTTTTCAGTCAGTGGTGTTACATCTGTCTTGTAGCATTACAGATATGAGAACAGAAACACTGTAGACTCCTCCTGAGCGCCCCCCCGCCCTCACTAATTCCTTGACTTCCCTCTAGGCTGTGTGTTGTGATGACCACCTCCACTGCTGCCCCCACGGGACCATCTGTAACCTGGCAGAGAGTACGTGTGATGACCCCACTTCGGGCTCTGCCCTGGTACCCATGCTGGACAAGGAGCCCGCCTTTAGCTATGTGTCGCAGGAGGAGCCGCTGCCCAACAGCATATGTGACAAATCCACGTCGTGCCCGGGCAAATCCACGTGCTGCAAGACCACCACAGGAAACTGGGCATGCTGCCCCCTGCCCAATGTATGAACTTTTCCACATttacccccctctcccccactgaCTTATTTGCCAAGTCCAGTCCTTGTTAAGAGTCTAACCTTTTAGTTCACTTTAGGTAACTTTACCTCCGGTTGTATTTGATTAAATGACGTCCATGTTAAATTACATTCCTAAAGTGACTGGATTTGAATTGACTAATTGGGAAACCGCTACTGTCCCTGGTACAGTCACTCCAAGTGGTGCTAATTTGATACACTTATGAATAGTCCTTGTTTCCAATCATCTCTGCGAGTCATTTTAATTAAATCCGAGGCATATAAGCATCACGTTTATAGCCTAAAGGTAGCCTAGCTGTTGTATCAGTAATAACAACTCCATGCATTCTCTGTGGCCCTCAGGCTGTGTGTTGCGATGACCACCTCCACTGCTGCCCCCACGGCACTGTGTGTAACCTGGAGGCCAGTACTTGCGATGACCCCTCAGGCTTCAACATGCCGTGGGTCACCAAGGTGGCAGCACTCACCACGCAGGCACAACTGGCCACTGAGGAGTGTGACGAACAGACCATGTGCCCCGGGGGCACCACCTGCTGCAGACAGAACTCAGGACAGTGGGCATGCTGTCCTCTACCTCATGTGAGTTAATTTTTTTCCCCCATCTGGTGGTTTAAATAACGATCTTACCGttcaattggcgacagattttcatgcgaatattctcaAATCCGcataaaaaagtatgtatgtacagttgaagtcggaagtttacatacaccttagccaccTTAcacctcagtttttcacaattcctgacatttaatcctagtaaaaattccctgtcttaggtcagttaggatcaccactattttaagaatgtgaaatgtcagaataatagtagagatttatttcagctttatttctttcatcacattcccagtgggtcagaagttttacacacactcaattagtatttggtagcattgcctttaaatgtttaacttgggtcaaatgtttcgggtagccttccacaagcttcccacaataagttgggtgaattttggcccattcctcctgacagagctggtgtaactgagtcaggtttgtaggcctccttgctcgtacacgctttttcagttctgcccacaaatgttctataggttgaggtcagggctttgtgatggtcactccaataccttgaacttgttgttcttaagccattttgccataactttggaagtatgcttggagccgtggcccatttggaagacccatttgcgaccaagctttaatcttcctgactgatgtcttgagatgttgcttcaatatatccacatatttttcctacctcatgcagccatctattttgtgaagtgcaccagtccctcttgcagcaaagtacccccacaacatgatgctgccacccccgtgcttcacagttgggatggtgttctttggcttgcaagcctccctattttcctccaaacataacgatggtcattatggccaaacggttctgtttttgtttcatcagaccagaggacatttctctaaaaagtacgatctttgtcgccatgtgcagttgcaaaccgtagtctggctttttatgttggttttggagcagtggcttcttccttgctaagcggcctttcaggttatgtcaatataggactcgttttactctggatatagatacttttgcacctgtttcctccagcatcttcacaaggtcctttgctgttgttctgggattgatctgcacttttcgcacctaagtacgttcatctctaggagacagaacgcgtctccttcctgagcggtaagacggctgcgtggtcccatggtgtttatacttgcgtactattgtttgtaacgatgaacgtggtaccttcaggcgtttggaaattgctcccaaggatgaaccagacttgtggaggtctccaattttttttctgaggtcttggctgatttcttttgattttcccatgatgtcaagcaaagagtccttgagtttgaaggtaggccttgaaatacatccacaggtacacctccaattgactcaaatgatgtcaattagcccatcagaagcttctaaagccatgacatcattttctggaattttctgggtgtttaaaggcacagtcaacttagtgcatataaacttctgacccactggaattgtgatagtgaaataatctgtctgtaaactatttGCAAAAATGCActaagtagatatcctaaccgacttgccaaaactatagtttgtcaacaagacatttgtggagtggttggaaaatgagttttaatgactccaacctatgttaATGTAAACTGTCAGACTTCGTATGTATgtattaaatgggtttccattgcatttaACTATTTTGGTTCTCTCACAAAAAGTGTTTTATATAGCgagtgtgcccactctggtaaTGGCACGTCCGTTCCAGTCAACAGCGCACAGATACACGTATAGCCCACATGAGATTTATTATGGACGAAAGAGCGCAATAATTTTTGTTTGCCAAactgcagccaagcatcgatgatCATGTTACCAGAATAacaccctcaatatttattggaaaggaacatcaagctcatcaccttgcactttcaccaccctgtgaagttcaccataacttaatctgtagcctaataaactgcatgctttcccgacgagccgtagtgggaggaccacacatgtCATCTCCTGACTCCAAGTTTACTCTGATATGAtgtttattatatcaatatttgcacagaAGTTTATTGAAAAATGCATTTTCCACcaggcctgtcatgacatttATGTGCTTTACTCTCAAAAAGGTTGGCTGGAAACCTGGTTAAGGACTCTATTCGTAGACTGAGATTAATTGAAGAGTTATGTATAATTCTGAAGGAACTTTTGTTTTACGACTTGGCTCTGGGTGTGTATTACAGAAACATAACTTATGTTTTTGCAATTTAAGACACCATATACTGTAGATAAGGGCCCATATTCATAAACCGTCtcaggaggctgctgagtggaggaCGGCTCCTAATAATGGCCGGAGTGAATGGAATGCCATCAAacgcatggtttccatgtgtttgctgtatttgataccattctattccgctccagccattaccacgagcccgtcctccccaattaaggtgccacaaaCCTCCTGTGGGCTCAGCAGGCCTCTTTGTGAATACCAGCCTCGATTTTTGGTGACCGCAAAACAAGGGCTCTTAACTCAGGAATTTGAAATAATGTTATTGTTGCCCCTTAGGCGGTGTGCTGCGACGACCATGAGCACTGCTGCCCTAAAGGCTACACGTGTAACATGGCCGAGCAGACCTGTGACAAAGCCGGGACCCTCAGCTTGCCCTGGATCCCcagggtgccagccctgctccTGCACAGAGTGCTTCCTCAGGCCATtgccccctccttccccctagcCAAGAACATGTGTGACCCCCACACCAGCTGTCCCAAATATACCACCTGCTGCTTCATGAACAAGGCTGGCAAGTGGGGATGCTGCCCCCTGCCAAAGGTAAGTAGGCTACACTGGGGACTTAGGCCGTGGCAACTTTTCAAGatattattatgatgatgatgaacaaAGCAGTGGCAATGTAACAGAATTTGCAGCTGAAATTATAGTGATTATACACTAGTCATCTCTGTATGACCTCTATGTAAATGGTCTGCTCCTCCCCAGGCGGTGTGCTGTGCCAACGGAGACCACTGCTGCCCCAGCGGCTACAGCTGTGATGGCCACAAGACCTCCTGCACTAAGGGCCCCCTGACCATTCCCTGGTACCGCAAAGTGAAGGCCCTGACTGAGGGAGCCATGTTGAAAGACGTAAAGTGTGACGACAAGAGCAGCTGTGCCTCGGGGGCCACCTGCTGCAAGCTGCCCACAGGCGAATGGGGCTGCTGTCCCCTGGTCAAGGTGTGTCTCCATTGAGAATGGATTggatttatatacagtgcattcgttcagtattcggaccccttgagtttttccacattgttacgttagccttattctaaaatggattaaattgttttttccccctctcaatctacagacattattattattattattattattgtctgtAGTGACGAAGCAaaaagtatattttttttaaattgaacttttagcaaatgtataaaaaatatgtttatcacaagtattcagaccctttactcagtactttgttgaagcagcgaTTAAATCCTTGAGTCTTTTTGgttgtgacgctacaagcttggcacacctgtatttggagagtttctcccattcttccctgcagatcctttcaagctctgtcaggttggatggggagtttcgctgcacagctattttccggcctctccagagatgttagatcaggttcaagtccaggctctggctgggccactcaaggacattcatagatttgtcccgaagccactcctgcgttgtctaggctgtgtgcttagggtcattgtcctgttggaaggtgaaccttcgccccagtctgaggtcctgagcgctctgaaccagattttcatcaaggatctctctgtactttgctccctgttcatctttgcctcgatcctgactagtctcgcagtccctgctgctgaaaaacatacccaacaacagtccaatcaattgaatttaccacatgtggactaatgaagttgtagaaacatcttaagaaTGGTtcatggaaaccggatgcacctgagatcaattttgagtctcatagcaaagacaATACTTACCGTAAATAAGTTAtcagttttaaaaatatatatttttgcaaaaaaatctaaacctgtcgtcattatggggtattgtgtgtaccgtagattgatgaggaaaaatggaATCCATTTTggagtaaggctgtaatgtaacaaaatgtggaaaaggggaaggggtctgactactttcccgTTTCGCCTCACAGATACATCTTGTTGACTCTCTCCTTATCGTCCCCAATCTGCAGGCTGTTTGCTGTACAGACCATGAGCACTGCTGCCCCCAAGGCTACAGCTGCAACATGCAGACTGGGACCTGTGAGAAACTGGTAGAGGCTATACTCCTCCGTACGGTGCCCCTGACAAAGGTAGCAGAGtcccagcagagggcagcagagatGAGTATAGATGTGACTTGTGACAGCACTGGAGAGTACAGCTGTCCCAAACTGGAAACCTGCTGCAAGACTTCACCCACGGAATGGTCCTGCTGCCCTGCACCAAAGGTAGTGAAACGGCTACTTGGAATGAAAATCCTAACTTGAAATAATGAACTTTGACTTTGGATGTAGATGAGAAATGTGTGTACATTTGACAAGTTGAGATGTTCTTTAATCAACTCCATATTTGGTACATAAAGGAAATgtagccttttatttttttgtaaggaTGCGCGACCAGATCGAACTGCCCTGTCCCCCAGGACACCTCTTCCCCATATATAAACAACCTTAAAACGTTCTGTACATTTGTTACTTTACccactttttattattttgtttaacaTAGCAGCTGCTTCCCCCCCTTCATGATGTAGAAGTACTATTTCGTGAGTGACTTAGAGCCGATGGTGTGAATAAGCTAGCAAATCtgtattttgtttcaatcaaaCCACATAGTGGTGTGCACTGAGTTTTGGCTGCATGAAAGAGAAATCGGCACATGACCACAGTCCTCCTAAAATCGCATAAGGAATCGCCTGATGTCTGTCTAACATAAGCGTTATGCTATGCTGTTATATTGGTATTTGATATTAATTAGTCATCAAGTGATCTCGTGAGACATTGATTCAACTTTTCTCCCAATTTATTGAAACTTTGCTCCGACTTATTGAAACCAGTAACATTCTGAGAAGTGGCATGGCGTCGTTCCGTACGCTCCAGCTGCACTACACTCCTGCCTATATGTCAACATACTTAGTCTACATGTAACGTGTAGCCTACACTGTCTACACGATGCATTGAGGCAAAGCCATCGGCATTTCAACCATAACTAACATTCAATTTACTGCGCATCTCAATGATCATGCAACACTGCACGATTTGATGGTCAGCACATCATTTGAAATTCATTCAAATGACTGCCCCTAAGACACAAGTTCAAGGCCAACTGTGGTACTGCAGACATTGTTAGCAGAAAAAAGGATCCCTGTTATAGTGAATGGAAAAACGTCAATCTTCGTGGTCAATTGTATGAATAAAAAATATCCACCAGATGCATGAACGGATTATtttaaaatcacacacagaaAAGGTGTTATACCATTtggtattcaaactttttcagcagGGATACTTTCTTTCCCATCAGAATTGCTCAGAACCCAATTTGTTTTTCATCACCCCACACCAAATATGACAATCTTAAAATCATTACATTTCTATTGTTACGTCAACAAATACTTCAATTCATTACATCTCTTATCCAAATGAAAAGAAACCAATTAATACATTTACTCTAACATATTTTTCTTATTATTTTTCAAACAAAATTATTCCCATACAATCTGTACTCAATTTTTGggttaaaaaaacatttgttgtatttttttgggTGATCCCACTGCAGTTCCCCCGACTTTGAATACAAGGGTGTTATACCGATAATTGAGTTGCTCATGGCATCCTGCAGTACTCTAGTCTGCCTTCAATTTAAGTTACTCAATGAGGGGGCAggactgagctagcctgcaacttctcttcctggagtagctcaaactgcgcATGTTAGGTTTCCATGAGACATCATCTTAACCAACTTTATGGGGTTAGTGAGAACGGTGGGGTTAGTGAGAACAGGAAAGGAGGGGGAAGcggcagctacagtgccttccgaaagtattcggcccccttgaactttgcgaccttttgccacatttcaggcttcaaacataaagatataaaactgtatttttttgtgaagaatcaacaacaagtgggacacaatcatgaagtggaacgacatttattggatatttcaaacttttttaacaaatcaaaaactgaaaaattgggcgtgcaaaattattcagcccccttaagttaatactttgtagcgccaccttttgctgcgattacagctgtaagtcgcttggggtatgtctctatcagttttgcacatcgagagactgaaattttttcccattcctccttgcaaaacagctcgagctcagtgaggttggatggagaccatttgtgaacagcagttttcagttctttccacagattctcaattgtattcaggtctggactttgacttggccattctaacacctggatatgtttatttttgaaccattccattgtatattttgctttatgttttggatcattgtcttgttggaagacaaatctccgtcctagtctcaggtcttttgcagactccatcaggttttcttccagaatggtcctgtatttggctccatccatcttcccatcaattttaaccatcttccctgtccctgctgaagaaaagcaggcccaaaccatgatgctgccaccaccatgtttgacagtggggatggtgtgttcagggggatgagctgtgttgcttttacgccaaacatgacgTCTTgcgttgttgccaaaaagttcaattttggtttcatctgaccagagcaccttcttccacatgtttggtgtgtctcccaggtggcttgtggcaaactttaaacaatactttttatggatatctttaagaaatggctttcttcttgccactcttccataaaggccagatttgtgcaatatatgactgattgttgtcctatggacagagtctcccacctcagctgtagatctctgcagttcatccagagtgatcatgggcctcttggctgcatctctgatcagtcttctccttgtatgagctgaaagtttagagggacggccaggtcttggtagatttgcagtggtctcatactccttccatttcaatattatcgcttgcacagtgctcattgggatgtttaaagcttgggaaatctttttgtatccaaatccggctttaaacttcttcacaacagtatctcggacctgcctggtgtgttccttgttcttcatgatgctctctgcgcttttaacggacctctgagactatcacagtgcaggtgcatttatacagagacttgattacacacaggtggattgtatttatcatcattagtcatttaggtcaacattggatcattcagagatcctcactgaacttctggagagagtttgctgcactgaaagtaaaggggctgaataattttgcacgtccaatttttcagtttttgatttgttaaaaacgtttgaaatatccaataaatgtcgttccacttcatgattgtgtcccacttgatgttgattcttcacaaaaaaatacagttttatatctttatgtttgaagcctgaaatgtggcaaaaggtcgcaaagttcaagggggccgaatactttcgcaaggcactgtatgtaaaataATTGTGCATAAAGTAGCAAATGCACGGAAGGTTGTTTAGCCATCAGAAAGAGACGTCAGAGTCTGGTGatgctgtatttttttttttatatattcaaATGACCCCATCACTTCCATTGATTGTTAGGTTGGGGTGGCTAAAGTTAGTTGAAGTTTGGTGGCTGTTTTAAAGAACATAACCATGGATTATTTTCTACTGATCCATCAATTTGTAAAATCCTGAACTAATCCTTTAAACTCGCTTTCTCTTCACAGGCCATATGCTGCGCGGACACCAGGCACTGCTGCCCCGTGGGATACACATGTGACCTGGAGCGGGGAGGCTGCTCCCAGCAGGCTGAGTTGACCTGGGACATGTTCTACAGCCACGACAAAAAGAGGGACTTTGTTCCGTTTTGACTGAGCTAAAATCGGGAAGCACTGATTTGGACTCTGAGCCAATCAGGATGCAGCACTGATCTGATGTCCCTCACTCCAGCACACAACCTAACCTGCAGCACATTCCATAAGAGGAACAAACAACCTAATGGAAACTGGACAAGGGACAGGAGatttattttgtatgtttttttttgttgtaagtGATTTAATTTGGTTCAATTGGGGTAGAACAGGAAATAGAAATGGTTGGAAGTAGAGAATTCAGCATCTCCACCCAAT encodes the following:
- the LOC110499061 gene encoding progranulin isoform X2, encoding MIGVVCLALLGLTSALICPDGGMCDDGNTCCKTPSGGYGCCPLPNAECCSDHLHCCYEGTVCDLVHSKCLNKTVSLPWVRRVPAQHIISPLMVEGVRAVICPDGESECPDDTTCCQLPEGSWGCCPLAKAVCCEDKMHCCPEGTKCDLAHSKCVSPTLETFVMREKGPAMKKQTVTCPGGTSRCPNGTTCCLLTSGDYGCCPYLEAVCCTDKLHCCPGNTTCDLEHDMCTSPNTQTPLAKKTPAISNDVDCPDKVSSCPDETTCCLLGDRSYGCCPMPSAVCCPDHLHCCPGGTTCDLERSTCVSKHGQTSMAVKFPATLTTTSLQSTVNAVPCNDSVACADGTTCCKLLNGDWACCPLPKAVCCDDHLHCCPHGTICNLAESTCDDPTSGSALVPMLDKEPAFSYVSQEEPLPNSICDKSTSCPGKSTCCKTTTGNWACCPLPNAVCCDDHLHCCPHGTVCNLEASTCDDPSGFNMPWVTKVAALTTQAQLATEECDEQTMCPGGTTCCRQNSGQWACCPLPHAVCCDDHEHCCPKGYTCNMAEQTCDKAGTLSLPWIPRVPALLLHRVLPQAIAPSFPLAKNMCDPHTSCPKYTTCCFMNKAGKWGCCPLPKAVCCANGDHCCPSGYSCDGHKTSCTKGPLTIPWYRKVKALTEGAMLKDVKCDDKSSCASGATCCKLPTGEWGCCPLVKAVCCTDHEHCCPQGYSCNMQTGTCEKLVEAILLRTVPLTKVAESQQRAAEMSIDVTCDSTGEYSCPKLETCCKTSPTEWSCCPAPKAICCADTRHCCPVGYTCDLERGGCSQQAELTWDMFYSHDKKRDFVPF
- the LOC110499061 gene encoding progranulin isoform X1, whose amino-acid sequence is MIGVVCLALLGLTSALICPDGGMCDDGNTCCKTPSGGYGCCPLPNAECCSDHLHCCYEGTVCDLVHSKCLNKTVSLPWVRRVPAQHIISPLMVEGVRAVICPDGESECPDDTTCCQLPEGSWGCCPLAKAVCCEDKMHCCPEGTKCDLAHSKCVSPTLETFVMREKGPAMKKQTAVTCPGGTSRCPNGTTCCLLTSGDYGCCPYLEAVCCTDKLHCCPGNTTCDLEHDMCTSPNTQTPLAKKTPAISNDVDCPDKVSSCPDETTCCLLGDRSYGCCPMPSAVCCPDHLHCCPGGTTCDLERSTCVSKHGQTSMAVKFPATLTTTSLQSTVNAVPCNDSVACADGTTCCKLLNGDWACCPLPKAVCCDDHLHCCPHGTICNLAESTCDDPTSGSALVPMLDKEPAFSYVSQEEPLPNSICDKSTSCPGKSTCCKTTTGNWACCPLPNAVCCDDHLHCCPHGTVCNLEASTCDDPSGFNMPWVTKVAALTTQAQLATEECDEQTMCPGGTTCCRQNSGQWACCPLPHAVCCDDHEHCCPKGYTCNMAEQTCDKAGTLSLPWIPRVPALLLHRVLPQAIAPSFPLAKNMCDPHTSCPKYTTCCFMNKAGKWGCCPLPKAVCCANGDHCCPSGYSCDGHKTSCTKGPLTIPWYRKVKALTEGAMLKDVKCDDKSSCASGATCCKLPTGEWGCCPLVKAVCCTDHEHCCPQGYSCNMQTGTCEKLVEAILLRTVPLTKVAESQQRAAEMSIDVTCDSTGEYSCPKLETCCKTSPTEWSCCPAPKAICCADTRHCCPVGYTCDLERGGCSQQAELTWDMFYSHDKKRDFVPF